A portion of the Segatella copri DSM 18205 genome contains these proteins:
- a CDS encoding putative LPS assembly protein LptD — protein sequence MRKQSTIAMLLLAAISCMMVANPGTPDSKKKKKKTEKTETVDSVGDSVFVDSLGNEIKPKLKQADDTTQMDSLQKAIWKHNKVVDDSIRLDSIARKKQGGVDAPVNYQADDSLVYDAKNKVAYLYGNSNVKYTNMDLSSDRISMDMDKSNVKAMGTPDSTAEGGIKGKPVFKMGSDTYDTDTIKFNFKSKKALINNVYTEQQDGFLTGMKSKRDSSGVIYLQHGRYTTCDDPHPDFYISLSRAKVRPGKDVVFGPAYLVVCDVPMPLAIPYGFFPFTKSYSSGFIMPTYGDETARGFYLRDGGYYFAMNDKWDLKLLGEIYTKGSWGLSAASNYRKRYKYSGSFFFSYQDTKNGDKGMPDFTEQESFKLQWSHRQDSKANPYSSLSASVNFATSSYERNNLNSLYNPQTMTQSTRTSSVNWSTSFSSIGMTLSSTANLSQNMRDSSIAMTLPDLNISISRFYPFRRKKMVGDEKWYEKIAMSYTGHISNSINTKEDKLMHSSLIKDWRNGWQHQIPVSATFTLFKYLNVNPSFNFTDRMYTNKVERSWDEASQTEKCDTIYGFNNVYNWNMSVGLSTKLYGFYIPSRKLFGDKIQAVRHVFTPTVSFSYAPDFGASRYGYWDTYQKTDADGNVSLVSYSKYANALYGAPGKGKSGNISFTLGNNIEMKVKSDKDSTGYKKLSIIDAFDINMSYNTAAKVRPWSDMNINLRLKWWKNYTFNMNAVFATYAYELDDQNNVYVGTHTEWGKGRFGRFQGMSQNFSFTLNPEKLKKLFGGGDDEDDKKDSQRNDDDDEGLDTDIESNVDDSMEKGKTAAKKGGKAETDSDGYMAFKMPWSLTFGYGVTMREDTRREKFNEKTMRYAYKFTQTLNMSGNVRISDGWNISFSSGYDFDNHKISMTTASLARDLHCFNMSCSVVLAPYTSYNFTFRCNAATLTDALKYDKRSGYSNAVQWY from the coding sequence ATGAGAAAACAATCGACGATAGCTATGCTGCTGCTCGCTGCCATCTCGTGTATGATGGTGGCTAACCCAGGTACGCCCGATTCGAAAAAGAAAAAGAAGAAAACGGAGAAGACGGAAACCGTGGACAGCGTGGGTGACAGTGTGTTCGTAGACTCGTTGGGCAACGAAATAAAGCCCAAGCTGAAACAGGCTGACGACACCACGCAGATGGACTCGCTGCAGAAAGCTATATGGAAACATAATAAAGTGGTGGATGACAGTATCCGCCTCGATAGTATCGCCAGAAAGAAACAGGGTGGAGTAGATGCACCGGTTAACTATCAGGCGGACGACTCTCTCGTATACGATGCCAAGAACAAGGTGGCATATCTCTACGGAAACTCCAACGTGAAGTATACCAACATGGACCTCAGTTCCGACCGCATCTCCATGGATATGGACAAGAGCAACGTGAAGGCGATGGGTACACCCGACAGTACGGCGGAGGGAGGCATCAAGGGCAAACCTGTCTTCAAGATGGGTAGCGATACCTATGATACCGACACCATCAAATTCAACTTCAAGAGCAAGAAGGCCCTTATTAATAATGTATATACAGAACAGCAAGACGGATTCCTGACCGGTATGAAGTCGAAACGCGACTCATCGGGAGTCATCTATCTGCAGCACGGAAGGTATACCACCTGCGATGATCCGCATCCCGACTTCTACATCTCGCTCTCCCGAGCCAAGGTAAGGCCGGGCAAGGATGTGGTATTCGGACCAGCCTATCTCGTGGTGTGCGATGTGCCTATGCCGCTTGCCATCCCTTACGGCTTCTTCCCGTTTACCAAGAGCTACAGCAGCGGTTTCATCATGCCAACCTACGGCGATGAAACGGCACGAGGATTCTATCTAAGAGATGGCGGATATTATTTCGCCATGAATGATAAATGGGACCTGAAGCTGCTGGGCGAGATTTATACCAAGGGATCGTGGGGACTCTCGGCAGCCAGCAACTACCGAAAGAGATACAAATACTCGGGTTCCTTCTTCTTCAGTTACCAGGATACGAAGAACGGCGACAAGGGAATGCCAGACTTTACCGAGCAGGAGAGCTTCAAACTGCAATGGAGCCACCGCCAGGACAGCAAGGCAAACCCATACAGTTCGCTTTCGGCAAGTGTGAACTTCGCCACATCGAGCTACGAACGCAACAACCTCAATTCGCTCTACAATCCGCAGACGATGACGCAGAGTACGCGAACCTCATCTGTTAACTGGAGCACCTCGTTCTCAAGCATCGGTATGACGCTCAGTTCCACCGCCAACCTCTCGCAGAACATGCGCGATTCATCCATCGCCATGACGCTGCCCGACCTCAACATCAGCATCTCCCGCTTCTATCCGTTCAGAAGAAAGAAGATGGTGGGCGATGAGAAATGGTACGAGAAGATAGCCATGAGCTATACGGGACACATCTCTAACAGCATCAATACCAAAGAGGATAAGCTGATGCACAGTTCACTCATCAAGGACTGGCGCAACGGATGGCAGCATCAGATACCGGTGAGCGCTACATTCACGCTCTTCAAATATCTCAACGTGAACCCATCGTTCAATTTCACCGACCGTATGTATACCAACAAGGTGGAGAGATCATGGGATGAAGCCAGCCAAACGGAGAAATGTGATACTATCTACGGTTTCAACAACGTGTATAACTGGAACATGAGCGTAGGTCTCTCTACCAAACTCTATGGTTTCTACATACCAAGCCGCAAGCTCTTCGGAGATAAGATACAGGCTGTGCGCCACGTGTTTACGCCTACGGTGAGCTTCAGTTATGCCCCAGACTTCGGAGCTTCACGCTACGGCTACTGGGACACCTACCAGAAGACCGATGCCGACGGAAACGTATCGCTGGTGAGCTACTCGAAGTATGCCAATGCCCTCTACGGTGCGCCGGGCAAGGGTAAGAGCGGTAATATCTCGTTTACCCTGGGCAACAACATCGAGATGAAGGTGAAGAGCGATAAGGATTCTACCGGATACAAGAAACTCAGTATCATCGATGCGTTCGACATCAACATGAGTTACAATACCGCAGCCAAGGTTCGCCCTTGGAGCGATATGAACATCAACCTCAGACTGAAGTGGTGGAAGAACTATACCTTCAACATGAACGCTGTGTTTGCCACCTATGCCTACGAGCTGGACGACCAGAACAATGTTTATGTCGGTACCCATACGGAGTGGGGCAAGGGCAGGTTCGGACGATTCCAGGGTATGTCGCAGAACTTCTCGTTCACACTGAACCCGGAGAAGTTGAAGAAACTCTTTGGCGGGGGCGATGATGAGGACGACAAGAAGGACAGCCAGCGCAATGATGATGACGATGAAGGTCTGGATACCGACATCGAAAGCAACGTAGACGACAGCATGGAGAAGGGTAAGACGGCAGCCAAGAAGGGCGGTAAGGCTGAAACGGATTCAGATGGTTATATGGCGTTTAAGATGCCATGGTCGCTGACCTTCGGTTATGGTGTAACGATGCGCGAGGATACGCGAAGAGAGAAGTTCAATGAGAAGACGATGCGCTATGCATACAAGTTTACCCAGACTCTGAACATGAGTGGTAACGTAAGAATCAGTGATGGCTGGAACATCAGTTTCTCATCCGGTTATGATTTTGACAACCACAAGATCAGTATGACCACCGCCAGTCTGGCTCGTGATCTTCACTGTTTTAACATGAGCTGTTCTGTGGTTCTCGCTCCATATACGAGCTACAACTTCACCTTCCGTTGTAACGCAGCCACCCTGACAGATGCGCTGAAATACGACAAGCGCAGCGGTTATTCGAACGCTGTACAATGGTACTAG
- a CDS encoding HDIG domain-containing metalloprotein, producing MNYQAIIDKYYPEDNELRHILITHSQSVARKALQIVSYHPELQLDAQFIEEAAMLHDLGIFMTDAPGIQCFGSQPYICHGRLGAEILRKEGYERHARVCERHTGAGITEAQIIAQNLPLPHQDFLPETMEEKVICYADKFFSKTHLDREKTIEKAEKSLMKFGEEGVKRFQQWERMFE from the coding sequence ATGAATTATCAAGCTATTATTGATAAGTATTATCCTGAGGATAATGAGCTTCGGCATATCCTCATCACACATAGCCAATCTGTAGCGCGAAAAGCGCTACAGATTGTTTCGTATCATCCCGAATTGCAACTCGATGCCCAGTTTATCGAAGAAGCAGCTATGCTCCATGACCTCGGCATCTTCATGACCGATGCCCCAGGCATACAGTGTTTCGGCTCGCAGCCCTACATCTGCCATGGACGACTGGGAGCAGAAATCCTGCGCAAGGAAGGATATGAGCGACATGCCCGCGTATGTGAGCGCCATACCGGTGCAGGCATCACAGAGGCACAGATCATAGCACAGAACCTCCCCCTGCCACATCAGGATTTCCTGCCGGAAACCATGGAGGAGAAGGTGATTTGCTACGCTGATAAATTCTTCAGCAAAACTCACCTCGACCGGGAAAAAACAATTGAGAAAGCAGAAAAAAGTCTCATGAAGTTCGGAGAGGAAGGAGTAAAACGCTTCCAGCAATGGGAACGCATGTTTGAATAG
- a CDS encoding biotin/lipoyl-binding protein, with translation MKKKIQFSLVYRDMWQSSGKFQPRKDQLAKIAPVIIEMGCFSRVETNGGAFEQVNLLAGENPNDAVRAFCKPFNEVGIKTHMLDRGLNALRMYPVPDDVRALMYKVKAKQGTNITRIFDGLNDVRNIIPSIKWAKEGGMTPQCALCITNSPVHTLEYYMNIADQLIAAGAEEICLKDMAGIGQPAFLGKLTKMIKDKYPQIIIQYHGHSGPGLSMASILEVCNNGADIIDTAIEPLSWGKVHPDVISVISMLKNEGFEVPEINMSAYMKARAMTQEFIDEWLGYFINPGNKIMSSLLLGCGLPGGMMGSMMADLGGMRQTINNIRKKKGEEELSMDDLLIKLFDEVEYVWPRVGYPPLVTPFSQYVKNISLMNLLTMEQGKGRFVMMDDSMWGMILGKSGKIPGTIDPELVELAKKQGREFTDVDAHTLLTNALDDFKKEMDENGWDYGQDDEELFELAMHPEQYRNYKSGQAKKNFLADLQKAKDAKLGTTLTPAQLAEFKHAKADAIVAPVAGQLFWEFQGEGECQPAVEPYIGKEYKEGDAFCYIQAPWGEFETIPAALGGKLVEINAKQGSKVRKGDVIAYIERNAE, from the coding sequence ATGAAGAAGAAAATTCAGTTCAGTCTCGTTTATCGAGACATGTGGCAGAGCTCTGGTAAGTTCCAGCCACGCAAGGATCAGTTGGCTAAAATTGCCCCAGTTATCATCGAAATGGGATGCTTTAGCCGTGTAGAGACTAACGGCGGTGCCTTCGAACAGGTTAACCTCCTGGCAGGTGAAAACCCTAACGATGCCGTACGCGCATTCTGCAAACCTTTCAACGAGGTGGGCATCAAGACTCACATGCTCGACCGCGGATTGAACGCTCTTCGTATGTATCCTGTGCCTGACGACGTGCGCGCCCTTATGTATAAGGTAAAGGCTAAGCAGGGTACCAACATCACACGTATCTTCGACGGACTGAACGATGTGCGCAACATCATTCCTTCTATCAAGTGGGCAAAGGAGGGTGGCATGACTCCACAGTGTGCACTCTGTATCACCAACTCTCCTGTTCATACCCTGGAATATTACATGAACATCGCCGACCAGCTCATCGCTGCCGGTGCAGAGGAAATCTGTTTGAAGGATATGGCAGGTATCGGCCAGCCAGCATTCCTCGGCAAGCTCACCAAGATGATCAAGGACAAGTATCCACAGATCATCATCCAGTATCACGGTCACTCAGGTCCTGGTCTCTCTATGGCTTCTATCCTCGAAGTCTGCAACAATGGTGCCGACATCATCGATACAGCCATCGAGCCATTGTCATGGGGTAAGGTTCACCCAGACGTAATCTCAGTTATCAGCATGCTGAAGAACGAGGGCTTCGAGGTGCCTGAAATCAACATGAGCGCTTATATGAAGGCTCGTGCTATGACTCAGGAGTTCATCGACGAGTGGCTCGGCTACTTCATCAACCCAGGTAACAAGATCATGTCTTCATTGTTGCTCGGTTGCGGTCTCCCTGGCGGTATGATGGGTTCTATGATGGCAGACCTCGGCGGTATGCGTCAGACCATCAACAACATCCGCAAGAAGAAGGGTGAGGAAGAGTTATCTATGGACGACCTGCTCATCAAGCTCTTCGACGAGGTAGAGTATGTATGGCCACGCGTAGGTTATCCTCCATTGGTAACCCCATTCAGCCAGTATGTAAAGAACATCTCACTGATGAACCTCCTCACCATGGAGCAGGGCAAGGGTCGCTTCGTAATGATGGACGACTCTATGTGGGGTATGATTCTCGGTAAGAGCGGTAAGATTCCTGGAACTATCGACCCAGAACTCGTAGAGCTCGCCAAGAAGCAGGGCCGCGAGTTTACAGATGTTGATGCACACACATTGCTCACCAACGCCCTCGACGACTTCAAGAAGGAGATGGACGAGAACGGTTGGGATTACGGTCAGGACGACGAGGAACTCTTCGAGCTCGCTATGCACCCAGAGCAGTATCGCAACTACAAGAGCGGACAGGCAAAGAAGAACTTCCTGGCCGACCTTCAGAAGGCAAAGGATGCCAAGCTCGGTACAACCCTTACTCCTGCACAGCTTGCAGAGTTCAAGCATGCCAAGGCAGATGCCATCGTGGCACCAGTAGCCGGCCAGCTCTTCTGGGAATTCCAGGGCGAGGGCGAGTGCCAGCCAGCTGTAGAGCCATACATCGGCAAGGAATATAAAGAAGGTGATGCCTTCTGCTATATCCAGGCTCCTTGGGGCGAGTTTGAAACCATCCCAGCTGCATTGGGCGGCAAACTCGTAGAAATCAATGCCAAGCAGGGCAGCAAGGTGCGCAAGGGCGATGTTATCGCTTACATCGAGCGCAACGCTGAGTAA
- the udk gene encoding uridine kinase encodes MKDKVTVIGIAGGTGSGKTTVVKKLVEVLPPHYVAVVPLDSYYNDTSQMTEEERHQINFDHPSAFDWKLLHQQLADLRAGKAIEQPTYSYIKCNREPETIHVAPKPVVIIEGIMTLVDKKLRDLMDLKVFVDTDADERLIRNIQRDTIDRGRTVSMVVDRYLKVLKPMHEQFIEPTKRYADIIIPQGGENLKGIGILCKYVEGLIEK; translated from the coding sequence ATGAAAGATAAAGTGACCGTTATTGGCATTGCGGGAGGCACAGGCTCCGGCAAGACCACTGTGGTGAAGAAACTCGTAGAAGTGCTGCCGCCTCATTATGTGGCTGTGGTGCCCCTCGATTCATATTATAACGATACCTCGCAGATGACCGAGGAAGAACGTCATCAGATCAACTTCGACCACCCGTCGGCATTCGATTGGAAGCTTTTGCACCAGCAGCTCGCTGATCTGCGTGCTGGCAAGGCGATAGAGCAACCTACCTATAGTTATATCAAATGCAACCGTGAACCGGAAACGATTCACGTTGCCCCCAAGCCGGTTGTGATCATCGAAGGCATCATGACGCTGGTGGACAAGAAGTTGAGAGACCTGATGGACCTGAAGGTGTTCGTGGATACCGATGCTGATGAGCGCCTGATACGCAACATTCAGCGTGATACCATCGACAGGGGTCGCACCGTATCGATGGTGGTAGACCGATACCTCAAGGTCCTGAAGCCGATGCACGAGCAGTTTATCGAACCCACCAAGCGCTATGCTGACATCATCATTCCACAGGGTGGCGAAAACCTCAAGGGCATCGGTATCCTCTGCAAGTATGTAGAGGGACTGATAGAGAAATAA
- a CDS encoding uracil-DNA glycosylase family protein codes for MVENHPFEPWLPDNARLLMLGTFPPAEKRWCMPWYYPNFQNDMWRIFGIIYFQDKFHFVDVEKKTYRLDAIKEFLREKGVAIYDTAQQVIRTKNTASDKDLQIVQPADLDGMLRQLPHCRAVLTAGQLATKVFSEHFGIKEKPEMGGYAEFQFEGRSLRLYRMPSSSRAYPMAVEKKAEFYRKMFDEIL; via the coding sequence ATGGTAGAGAATCATCCTTTTGAGCCGTGGCTGCCCGATAATGCGCGGCTGCTGATGCTCGGCACGTTTCCGCCTGCAGAGAAGCGGTGGTGCATGCCCTGGTATTATCCCAACTTCCAGAATGATATGTGGAGGATATTCGGGATTATCTACTTCCAGGATAAGTTCCATTTCGTGGATGTAGAGAAGAAGACCTACCGCCTCGATGCTATTAAGGAATTTCTCAGGGAGAAGGGCGTCGCCATCTATGATACCGCACAGCAGGTGATACGCACCAAGAATACGGCATCCGACAAGGACCTGCAGATCGTGCAGCCCGCCGATCTTGACGGCATGCTCCGCCAGCTGCCCCATTGCAGGGCGGTGCTCACAGCCGGCCAGCTTGCCACGAAGGTATTTTCAGAACACTTCGGCATCAAGGAAAAGCCTGAAATGGGAGGTTATGCAGAATTCCAGTTCGAGGGACGCAGTCTCCGTCTGTACCGCATGCCCTCCAGTTCCCGTGCCTATCCCATGGCAGTGGAGAAGAAGGCTGAATTCTACCGCAAGATGTTTGATGAAATCTTATAG
- a CDS encoding endonuclease/exonuclease/phosphatase family protein encodes MRKQLLLLAALLMIGLGATAQKKKSQTSGNKQYQVYAVGFYNQENLFDTCHDAGKNDYEYLPAKGWNGMKYTNKLKNMSRALADMGTDVLPNVGCAFIGLSEVENANVLKDLTAQPPLKARNMQFCHIEGPDKRGIDCALLYNPALFTVKNTRLVPYVQELAKDSAYKTRGFFTVRGELAGEDVAVIVCHWPSRFSGPFYRESGARQTKVVKDSLLRLNPAMKVFVMGDMNDDPTDASMHKVLKAKAEISEVGADDMYNPWYNILAKEGKGTLFYSGSWNLFDQIVITPNLLNRDSKNKDYSSLKFWKNHIFRRDYLIQQEGQYKGAPLRTKAGGRWLNGYSDHLPVVMYLVKEKK; translated from the coding sequence ATGAGAAAACAATTGCTCTTGCTGGCTGCCCTCCTCATGATAGGGCTGGGCGCTACAGCACAGAAAAAGAAGTCGCAGACTTCCGGTAACAAGCAGTATCAGGTGTATGCTGTGGGTTTCTATAACCAGGAGAACCTCTTCGATACCTGCCATGATGCCGGTAAGAATGATTACGAGTATCTCCCTGCTAAGGGATGGAATGGTATGAAATATACCAATAAACTCAAGAATATGTCGCGTGCACTTGCCGACATGGGTACCGATGTGCTGCCTAACGTGGGCTGTGCCTTCATCGGTCTGTCTGAGGTTGAGAATGCCAACGTGCTGAAAGATCTCACCGCGCAGCCGCCTCTCAAGGCAAGAAATATGCAGTTCTGCCATATCGAGGGTCCCGATAAGCGAGGCATCGATTGTGCGCTGCTCTATAATCCGGCACTCTTCACGGTGAAGAACACCCGATTGGTGCCTTACGTACAGGAACTTGCCAAGGATTCTGCCTACAAGACCCGTGGTTTCTTCACCGTACGTGGTGAGCTGGCGGGCGAGGATGTGGCGGTAATCGTATGCCACTGGCCAAGCCGTTTCTCCGGTCCGTTCTATCGCGAGAGCGGAGCGCGCCAGACTAAGGTGGTAAAAGACAGTCTGCTCCGTCTGAACCCGGCGATGAAAGTGTTCGTGATGGGTGATATGAACGATGATCCTACCGACGCCAGCATGCACAAGGTGCTGAAGGCGAAGGCTGAAATCAGCGAGGTAGGTGCCGATGATATGTATAACCCATGGTATAACATCCTGGCTAAGGAGGGCAAGGGAACCCTGTTCTACAGCGGTTCATGGAATCTCTTCGACCAGATTGTCATCACGCCTAATCTCCTGAACAGGGATAGTAAGAACAAGGACTACAGTTCTCTGAAGTTCTGGAAGAACCACATCTTCCGCCGCGATTACCTCATCCAGCAGGAAGGTCAGTACAAGGGTGCTCCTTTGCGTACCAAGGCAGGCGGCAGATGGCTCAACGGCTACAGCGATCACCTGCCGGTAGTAATGTACCTGGTGAAGGAAAAGAAGTAG
- a CDS encoding type B 50S ribosomal protein L31 gives MKKGIHPENYRPVVFKDMSNGDMFLSQSTCKTNDTVEFEGETYPVVKIEISSTSHPFYTGKSKLVDTAGRVDRFMNRYGKLKK, from the coding sequence ATGAAAAAAGGTATTCATCCAGAGAATTATCGTCCTGTAGTATTCAAGGATATGTCTAACGGCGATATGTTCCTCTCTCAGTCTACATGCAAGACTAACGACACTGTTGAGTTCGAAGGCGAGACTTATCCAGTTGTTAAGATTGAAATCTCTAGCACATCTCACCCATTCTACACAGGTAAGAGCAAGCTCGTTGATACAGCGGGTCGCGTAGACCGCTTTATGAACCGTTACGGCAAATTGAAGAAGTAA
- a CDS encoding DNA/RNA non-specific endonuclease — MKHTKFFILALVAAMTFSACGTDDSLQFYFPDKDGNTGGSTGGDNTPGISTNKANQNMNMPTAIMPEVVKNAINGLEFPKIKGGSSYVVTHMADNAVNFSSEWDDNIQSQRWTCYFYCESNIKNNNIGRTDNFINDPDMAKYYPGITEFASTPYQNSGYDCGHLIASNERQVSVASNKQTFYFTNMQPQYSTFNQNKGIWYAMEQQNLKKNISGRDTLFVVKGGTIENGNVIEYVKNRSHIKPSEYVKQPHDGYIPVPKYFFVAFLEKKYNKETDSFKYSAFGYWFPHENKAFENGDKLGNYVVNIKTLEDKTGIYFFCNLPDEIEKNVENQDAEVLKKLWGFK; from the coding sequence ATGAAGCATACTAAGTTTTTTATCTTAGCACTCGTAGCTGCGATGACGTTCTCTGCCTGCGGTACTGATGATTCGCTGCAGTTCTATTTTCCTGATAAAGATGGTAATACCGGAGGTAGCACAGGAGGTGATAATACTCCTGGAATATCTACCAACAAGGCTAACCAAAATATGAACATGCCTACAGCCATTATGCCTGAAGTTGTAAAGAATGCTATCAATGGCCTGGAATTCCCTAAGATTAAAGGCGGTTCAAGCTATGTGGTTACTCACATGGCAGATAATGCTGTTAACTTCAGTTCTGAATGGGATGACAATATCCAATCACAGCGCTGGACTTGCTACTTCTATTGTGAAAGCAACATTAAGAATAACAACATAGGTCGTACTGACAATTTTATCAACGACCCAGACATGGCTAAGTATTACCCTGGTATTACAGAGTTTGCATCAACTCCATACCAAAATTCTGGTTATGACTGTGGACACCTGATAGCATCTAACGAGCGCCAAGTTTCTGTTGCATCAAACAAACAGACTTTCTATTTCACCAATATGCAGCCACAATATTCTACCTTTAATCAGAACAAAGGTATCTGGTATGCTATGGAACAGCAGAACTTAAAGAAAAATATCTCAGGAAGAGATACTCTTTTCGTAGTGAAGGGTGGCACTATCGAAAACGGAAACGTAATAGAATATGTTAAAAACAGAAGCCATATTAAACCATCGGAGTACGTAAAGCAACCTCATGATGGATATATCCCTGTGCCAAAGTATTTCTTTGTAGCATTCCTTGAAAAGAAATATAATAAAGAAACTGACAGCTTTAAATACAGCGCTTTCGGCTATTGGTTCCCTCACGAGAACAAGGCATTTGAAAATGGCGATAAGCTCGGCAACTATGTCGTAAACATCAAGACGCTGGAAGACAAAACCGGCATCTACTTCTTCTGTAATCTCCCTGATGAAATAGAGAAGAATGTTGAAAACCAAGATGCAGAAGTTCTCAAGAAACTTTGGGGCTTTAAATAA